A segment of the Pyruvatibacter sp. genome:
CGCGCCCGCTGACAACATTTCTTCCAGCACCACGTAACGATCAAGAGCTGATCTTTCATGGCCGCCATACTGCTTGGGCCATGTCATGCCTATCCAGCCGCGCTCGCCAAGTTTGCGGCTGAAATCTGCGTCCCACCCCATCCACGTCTCAGCGCGTTTGCGCGCGGGGAAGCCGTCAAGTTCAGACGCGAGAAAAGCGCGCACGTCGCTTCGCAACGCCAGCGCGGTGTCGGGCAGATCACAAGGGTCAAAGCGAAATGTCTGCATGGGTAAGCCGTATAAGATGAGCGAAACGAAGGACCGCGGGACATTGGCCCAACCACATCCCGGGATGCAAGTTAGAGCGCAAGGCCGGAGGCGCCACCATCCACACGCAAATTGATGCCCGATATGTGGCCAGCAGGATCGCTTGCCAGAAAAACAACCGCCGCTGCAACTTCCTCACGGGTGGACATGCGGCCTGAGGGGTTGCCACCGCCCATTTCATCCATGGCGCGTTTCTCGATCTCGGCCCAGTCGTCGCCCCACCCCTTTCGGTGCGCCCGCGCACGAAAATGCGCCTCTACTTCGGCGGTTCGAATAAGACCGGGACTCACCAGATTGACAGTAATGCCATACGGCCCCAACTCGCGCGCAAGACTGGCTGACGCAGCGGAAAGAGCGGCCTTGGCGGCATAATAATGCGGGGTGCGGGCGGGTGGCTGGACGGTGCCCAATGTGCCCAGATTGACCACTCTGCCCCAGCCGGATTTTTTCATGCTGTCGGCAGCACTGGTCGATAGCCTGACCATCGACAGCACGTTGCGCTCGTAGTCTGAATGCCAGTCTGCTGTTTTGGTGCTGCTCCAACGGCCTGGCGCGACACCGCCCCAGTTGTTGACCAGAATATCGACAGCGCACTCTTTGCCAAGCGCAGCCTGCGCCCCGGCGTCTGTTGTCAGGTCACCGGCTGCAGCAATCGCCTCGTGTCCATCGGCCCTGAGTGTTGCCACGGTTTCGTCGGCGTCGCCCACATCGGGGCCATGCACAAACACCCGCGCGCCTTCACGTGCCAGGTGATGCGCTATGATGGCTCCGGTGCCACGATGGGCGCCGGAGACGAAGGCTGTTTTGCCAGCTATGCCGAGGTTCATCGCGCGGTAAGGCCACCATCAACAACGACTTCGGCGCCGGTCATGAAGGCTGCATCTTCGCTGGCGAGAAACACAACGGCATTTGCAACGTCTGAAGGCACGCCAAGCCTGCCAAGTGGGTGAAGCATTGTCACCATCTCGGTTGCTTCATTGTCGGATACGCCAAGGTTTGTTGAAAACTGGCTAACAAGATCGCGGCCCATATTCGTGTCGATAACCGCCGGGTGCACCGAGTTTGCACGCACTTTGGTTTCGCCCTCAGCACCTTCGAGGGCCACTGATTTGGTTAACAGGCGCACCGCTCCCTTGGAGGCGTGATAAGCCGTACCGCCGGCGGCTCCAATGAGCCCGGCAACAGATGACAGGTTGATGATTGAGCCACCACCGCGCCACTTGCCGGCCCGCTCGCGCAACAGCGGCAGCGCAGCCTGACAGCCAAGGAAAACGCCATCAACATTGATCGCCATCATCATGCGCCAGTCTTCCAGACTGATGTCGGCGATGGGTCGGTTAAAATAGATGCCGGCATTATTGACGAGCACATCAAGGCCGCCAAAGCGGCTTTGGGCTTCTGCCACCACGGCCTGCCACTCGTCGGGGGAGGTAACATCGTGGTGCATGTAATGGGCGGTGCCGCCTGCATCCACGATTGCGTCTGCGGTGGCACGGCCCTGATCGTCGAGGATGTCCGTTAGCAAAACTGTCGCGCCAGCCTGCGCCAGCCGCTTTGCCGTTTCAGCACCCAGCCCCCGTGCAGCGCCGGTTACCAACGCTATTTTTCCATCACAGCGGTTCATCCGCGTTTCCTCCCGATTTATTTTCGGGCGGATGGTGGGGGGTGCCGGGGCTGCGGTCAACAGGCCATCAACACGTTTTAGGAATATCAAAAAAGGGGGGTTAGTCGCTGCCCGCAAGTGATGCTGCGGACACAATGGCCCGCGGCGTATCGTGGGGCACGCTGTATGTCACACCGACATGCAGCCCGGCGGCAAAGGCCACACCGGTAATGGATGCCAGCATCAACCCGGCCATCACAGTGGACGCACTGGGACCGCGACGCTTGGGCGGGAAAAACATCATTCGCTTGGACATTGGGCACATTCCACACTCAGACCCGAAACATGCGGGCCTTTACTTCAGACACTTCACTCCCGACACAGGAACCCATGACAAAGAATATTGAAGTATCTGCAGTATGCAGATGGTGCCTTAAGAAAACGCAAAGCCAAGTGTCGAAACACAATGCAATTTCTAGCGTTGGACTTGTTCGGCCGACACATAAAAAATGAGGTCACCAATAAGCGCTGTTGCAATGGCCTGCTGTGACCAGGGTGGTGCCTCATCGTGGCGGTGGCACAGGGTAGCACCGCATGTGGGGTCAGCCTCCTCCCCCGCTGCGACGCGGCACACACTTGCAATGGCACGCAGGTGCGCGCGGGACAGAGTCTTGCTGTGCGCTGACAGATTTTTGCGCG
Coding sequences within it:
- a CDS encoding glucose 1-dehydrogenase, which produces MNRCDGKIALVTGAARGLGAETAKRLAQAGATVLLTDILDDQGRATADAIVDAGGTAHYMHHDVTSPDEWQAVVAEAQSRFGGLDVLVNNAGIYFNRPIADISLEDWRMMMAINVDGVFLGCQAALPLLRERAGKWRGGGSIINLSSVAGLIGAAGGTAYHASKGAVRLLTKSVALEGAEGETKVRANSVHPAVIDTNMGRDLVSQFSTNLGVSDNEATEMVTMLHPLGRLGVPSDVANAVVFLASEDAAFMTGAEVVVDGGLTAR
- a CDS encoding SDR family oxidoreductase, encoding MNLGIAGKTAFVSGAHRGTGAIIAHHLAREGARVFVHGPDVGDADETVATLRADGHEAIAAAGDLTTDAGAQAALGKECAVDILVNNWGGVAPGRWSSTKTADWHSDYERNVLSMVRLSTSAADSMKKSGWGRVVNLGTLGTVQPPARTPHYYAAKAALSAASASLARELGPYGITVNLVSPGLIRTAEVEAHFRARAHRKGWGDDWAEIEKRAMDEMGGGNPSGRMSTREEVAAAVVFLASDPAGHISGINLRVDGGASGLAL